A genomic stretch from Anaerolinea thermophila UNI-1 includes:
- a CDS encoding sugar transferase — MMEREYSRWRLRPEERRTILVIGDFIVALLALVIALVAWGQRDWLDFSQLLMQRIPRWFFLLPLGWLLLNIEMYDIRRAGRKDETVKGILIAAGVGLMLYLFVFFFSTPGDMPRVGVAVYIAAVTLLTLGWRFLYIRVFTAPEFLRRVLIVGAGVAGTTLANVVNSIRPQPFQIIGFIDDDPEKVGTEIAGLPVIGDSSRLLELIEKYQITDLIFAISGDLRPETFRVLVDAQERGVQITTMISAYERLLGRVPIFLLPTEWILRSFVDYAHTDSFYEMSKRILDILGGLVGTLITLVLYPFIALAIWLDSGSPVVFTQTRVGKNGKEYTIYKFRTMRQDAEKDGKARVTVENDERITRVGKILRKSHLDELPQFINVLRGEMSLVGPRAERLELVQSLQKKVPFYRARLLVKPGITGWAQVNFGYAATVEDTAIKLEYDLYYIMHRNLLLDLLILLRTVGTVVGFKGQ, encoded by the coding sequence ATGATGGAAAGAGAATACTCGCGCTGGCGGCTTCGTCCTGAGGAACGACGAACTATTCTTGTGATTGGAGATTTCATTGTAGCCCTGCTGGCTCTGGTAATTGCGCTGGTTGCCTGGGGACAGCGGGACTGGCTGGACTTCTCCCAACTTCTCATGCAGCGTATCCCGCGATGGTTTTTCCTGCTTCCGTTAGGTTGGCTGCTCTTAAATATTGAGATGTACGACATTCGCCGCGCCGGACGGAAGGATGAAACGGTCAAAGGGATTTTGATCGCCGCCGGTGTGGGGTTGATGCTTTACCTTTTTGTCTTTTTCTTTTCCACTCCGGGGGATATGCCCCGCGTGGGTGTGGCGGTGTATATTGCCGCGGTGACTCTTCTAACCCTCGGATGGCGTTTCTTATACATCCGTGTTTTCACGGCTCCTGAATTTTTGCGCCGGGTTCTTATTGTGGGCGCCGGGGTGGCCGGTACTACTTTAGCGAATGTGGTGAACAGCATTCGTCCTCAACCTTTTCAGATCATTGGCTTTATTGATGACGATCCGGAGAAGGTAGGTACAGAGATTGCTGGCTTGCCTGTCATTGGAGATTCTTCTCGGCTTCTGGAATTGATCGAGAAATACCAGATTACGGATCTTATCTTTGCCATTTCCGGAGATTTACGTCCCGAGACATTCCGTGTTCTGGTGGACGCGCAGGAACGAGGTGTGCAAATTACCACCATGATCTCAGCCTATGAACGTTTGTTGGGGCGTGTTCCCATCTTTCTCCTGCCAACCGAGTGGATTTTGCGCAGTTTTGTGGACTATGCCCATACCGATTCTTTCTATGAGATGAGCAAGCGTATTCTGGACATTTTGGGTGGCCTGGTGGGCACGCTCATCACCCTTGTTCTTTACCCCTTCATTGCCCTGGCAATCTGGCTGGATAGCGGCTCTCCGGTGGTATTTACCCAGACTCGCGTAGGAAAAAACGGGAAGGAATATACCATTTACAAATTCCGTACCATGCGTCAGGATGCCGAGAAAGATGGAAAAGCCCGGGTAACGGTGGAGAACGATGAACGCATCACCCGCGTGGGCAAAATTTTACGCAAGAGCCACCTGGATGAACTTCCGCAATTCATCAATGTCCTGCGGGGTGAGATGAGCCTGGTGGGTCCCCGCGCAGAGCGACTGGAATTGGTACAGTCTCTTCAGAAGAAAGTGCCTTTTTATCGGGCGCGTTTGCTGGTCAAGCCCGGCATTACTGGCTGGGCGCAGGTCAATTTTGGCTATGCCGCTACGGTAGAAGATACGGCTATAAAACTGGAGTATGATTTGTATTACATCATGCATCGTAACCTTCTGCTCGACTTACTCATTCTTCTTCGCACAGTAGGCACGGTGGTTGGATTCAAGGGACAGTAA
- a CDS encoding glycosyltransferase family 2 protein, whose translation MKISVIVPCYNEERTIAHLLEALRQQTVGTKAFEVIIADGMSTDATRQVIQNYLQEHAELTVRVVDNPKRHIPSGLNRALEVSTGEIIVRLDAHCIPAPDYLERCVEALQAGKGENVGGVWQIQPSGEGWIARAIAAAAGHPLGVGDALYRFTSQPALVDTVPFGAFRRETLARVGFYDETLLTNEDYELNARIRKQGGKIYLDPAIRSIYFARNTLSALAKQYFRYGYWKWRMLRRYPETLRWRQALPPLFVLSLLVLLISGVFFRPLWLFLVAEIGVYLLALWLGALPVAWRKKDVWLGIGIPLAIMVMHVSWGSGFLWSMMRK comes from the coding sequence GTGAAAATTTCTGTCATTGTGCCCTGCTACAACGAGGAACGAACCATTGCCCATCTTTTGGAGGCTTTGCGCCAGCAAACAGTTGGAACAAAGGCTTTTGAAGTCATCATTGCCGATGGCATGTCCACCGATGCCACCCGTCAGGTTATCCAGAACTATCTTCAAGAACACGCTGAACTGACCGTGCGAGTGGTGGATAATCCCAAACGGCACATTCCTTCAGGGTTGAACCGTGCCCTTGAAGTGTCTACCGGAGAGATCATTGTCCGTCTGGATGCTCATTGTATCCCCGCGCCAGATTACCTTGAACGCTGTGTAGAAGCCCTGCAGGCAGGCAAAGGGGAAAATGTGGGGGGCGTTTGGCAAATCCAGCCCAGTGGAGAAGGCTGGATTGCCCGTGCCATTGCCGCGGCAGCAGGCCATCCCTTGGGAGTTGGGGATGCGTTATATCGTTTTACGTCCCAACCGGCTTTGGTGGATACGGTTCCCTTTGGTGCCTTTCGCCGGGAAACACTTGCACGCGTTGGATTTTATGACGAAACGCTTCTCACCAATGAAGATTACGAGTTGAATGCCCGTATTCGGAAACAGGGAGGCAAAATTTATCTTGACCCTGCGATTCGCTCCATTTATTTTGCCCGTAATACATTATCTGCGCTGGCAAAACAGTATTTTCGTTACGGATACTGGAAGTGGCGCATGTTGCGCCGCTATCCGGAAACCCTGCGCTGGCGTCAGGCATTACCCCCATTATTTGTGCTTAGTCTTCTGGTCCTTTTGATTTCCGGTGTTTTCTTTCGTCCGCTATGGCTTTTTTTGGTGGCGGAAATCGGGGTATACTTGCTTGCGCTCTGGTTGGGCGCTCTGCCGGTTGCATGGCGTAAAAAAGATGTGTGGCTTGGAATTGGCATCCCCCTGGCGATTATGGTCATGCATGTATCCTGGGGGAGTGGATTTCTCTGGAGCATGATGAGGAAATGA
- a CDS encoding sensor histidine kinase: MFSSLRSRLWLSYALLIGVSIGVVAVTLLVAFLRNPLVYRSGLPRLREAINTATPQLEKAIPQGMKAVEEELQMASRRTGLRYFLISPSGKLFYDSGKGQEGGIALLALRRIILNENEVPSGLYRDQNGKRWLYLSQRLPEGMILVVAMPTRDLPLNTLIRNEMVMPVVLAGLCGLGLSVVLALAMGAWIARPLQKMQKEAAQLAEGKAVGVSEEGPQEVRELAHSLNEMMRKVQAGQRAQRDFIANVSHDLKTPLTAIQGFAQAILDGTAQSPETLRNAATVIYNEASRMYRLVLDLLTLARFDAGTADLVFEKVDPQDLLRETVRRFSPLAQKAGVILRLEDASLPVLFADGERLMQALANLMDNALKYTPAGGTIVLRGKVEEGHLLLEVQDTGKGISPEEQTRIFERFYRGNPSRSQDGEQSSGLGLPIVREILRAHGGEVRLYSEVGKGSCFTLVLPLQGSEVHREHQGGKRE; the protein is encoded by the coding sequence ATGTTTTCATCCCTGCGTTCCCGTTTATGGTTGAGTTATGCTCTGCTCATTGGTGTATCCATTGGTGTGGTGGCGGTGACCTTGCTGGTGGCGTTTTTGCGCAACCCACTGGTGTATCGCTCAGGTTTACCTCGCTTAAGAGAAGCAATCAATACTGCCACGCCGCAGTTGGAGAAGGCAATTCCGCAGGGAATGAAGGCTGTTGAAGAAGAACTTCAAATGGCAAGCCGGCGTACAGGCTTGCGATATTTTCTTATTTCACCATCTGGAAAATTGTTTTATGATTCGGGAAAAGGCCAGGAAGGTGGCATTGCCCTTCTGGCTTTGCGAAGGATCATCCTGAATGAGAACGAGGTCCCTTCAGGGTTATATCGTGATCAGAATGGAAAACGCTGGCTGTACCTTTCCCAGCGCTTACCAGAAGGAATGATTCTGGTTGTTGCCATGCCAACCCGGGACCTTCCGCTCAATACCCTGATACGCAACGAAATGGTGATGCCGGTAGTGCTGGCAGGGCTTTGCGGGTTGGGCCTTTCGGTGGTTCTGGCATTAGCCATGGGTGCCTGGATTGCCCGACCATTGCAAAAGATGCAGAAAGAAGCCGCTCAACTGGCAGAAGGGAAAGCCGTTGGGGTATCTGAAGAAGGACCTCAGGAAGTGCGCGAACTGGCGCATTCCTTAAATGAAATGATGCGCAAAGTCCAGGCGGGTCAGCGGGCTCAGCGGGATTTCATTGCCAACGTATCCCATGATTTGAAGACCCCGCTTACCGCAATTCAGGGGTTTGCCCAAGCCATTCTGGATGGTACCGCCCAAAGCCCCGAAACCCTCAGGAATGCAGCCACTGTGATTTACAACGAAGCCTCAAGAATGTACCGTTTGGTGCTGGACTTATTGACCCTGGCGCGTTTTGACGCTGGCACTGCCGATCTGGTATTTGAAAAGGTAGATCCCCAGGATTTGTTAAGGGAAACAGTGCGCCGGTTTTCCCCGCTGGCACAGAAAGCAGGGGTGATATTACGCCTGGAAGATGCTTCCTTGCCTGTGTTGTTCGCTGATGGCGAGCGTTTGATGCAGGCTCTTGCTAACTTGATGGATAATGCCTTGAAATATACACCTGCAGGTGGAACGATTGTGTTGCGCGGGAAAGTAGAGGAAGGTCATTTGCTTCTGGAAGTTCAGGACACCGGCAAGGGGATTTCCCCCGAAGAGCAAACGCGGATTTTCGAGCGCTTTTATCGCGGCAATCCTTCCCGCAGTCAGGATGGCGAACAGAGTTCTGGCTTGGGGCTTCCTATCGTGCGGGAAATTCTTCGCGCGCATGGGGGAGAGGTGCGTTTGTACAGTGAAGTAGGGAAGGGGAGTTGTTTTACTCTGGTTTTACCTCTGCAGGGGAGCGAGGTGCACCGAGAACATCAGGGAGGGAAGCGGGAGTGA
- a CDS encoding response regulator transcription factor: MTSELILLVDDEPSIVSLCRMYLEREGFRVQSAGDGVTALEMLKKSPPDLMILDVMLPELDGFEVCKQLRAQNDPLPILMLTARDEDYDKILGLELGADDYMTKPFNPRELVARVKAILRRTRHQTHEDQNVIRIGNIVVDPARYEVRNGDYLIPLRAQEFEVLCVLARNAGRVLSREQLLEKAWGFDFYGQTRTVDVHIAQLRRKLADSGVTIETVTGVGYKLVG; this comes from the coding sequence ATGACGAGCGAGTTAATCCTTCTGGTGGATGATGAGCCCAGCATCGTCTCGCTGTGTCGGATGTACCTGGAGCGCGAAGGATTCCGGGTGCAATCGGCGGGAGATGGCGTGACTGCTCTGGAGATGCTCAAAAAATCCCCTCCCGACCTGATGATTCTGGATGTCATGTTGCCAGAATTGGATGGTTTTGAAGTTTGTAAACAACTCCGCGCCCAGAACGACCCTTTGCCCATTTTGATGCTGACCGCGCGGGACGAAGATTACGATAAAATTTTGGGCTTGGAACTGGGCGCGGATGATTACATGACCAAGCCTTTCAATCCACGGGAACTGGTTGCACGGGTCAAAGCCATTTTGCGGCGTACCCGCCATCAGACTCACGAAGACCAGAATGTTATTCGTATAGGTAATATCGTCGTTGATCCAGCAAGGTATGAAGTCCGCAATGGAGATTACCTCATTCCTTTGAGAGCGCAGGAATTTGAGGTGCTTTGTGTCCTTGCCCGCAATGCAGGCAGAGTTTTAAGCCGCGAACAATTGCTCGAAAAAGCCTGGGGTTTTGATTTTTACGGGCAAACCCGCACCGTGGATGTGCATATTGCCCAGTTGCGTCGCAAATTAGCCGATTCCGGGGTGACGATTGAAACGGTTACCGGTGTTGGCTATAAACTGGTGGGTTGA
- a CDS encoding RidA family protein, with protein sequence MCCSDEKRIYTSEKAPKALAPYSPAVKGGGLIFISGQLGLDPATNQLVEGGFEAECRQALNNLKNLVEAAGSTLDQVVKVTVFLKDINDFARLNSIYAEYFTVNPPARSAFQVAALPKNAAIEIEAIALAPECCCCHQDCCD encoded by the coding sequence ATGTGTTGCAGTGACGAGAAACGCATTTACACTTCAGAAAAAGCCCCCAAAGCCCTGGCTCCGTATTCTCCGGCAGTGAAAGGGGGAGGGTTGATTTTTATTTCCGGTCAGTTAGGACTGGATCCGGCGACCAATCAACTGGTGGAAGGTGGATTTGAAGCCGAATGCCGTCAGGCGTTGAACAATTTGAAGAATCTGGTTGAAGCGGCTGGCTCCACGCTGGACCAGGTGGTGAAAGTGACGGTTTTCCTGAAGGACATCAATGATTTTGCCCGCTTGAATTCGATTTATGCCGAGTATTTCACCGTCAATCCGCCTGCCCGCTCTGCATTTCAGGTGGCGGCACTTCCCAAAAATGCCGCGATAGAGATCGAAGCCATTGCCCTGGCACCCGAGTGCTGTTGTTGTCATCAGGACTGCTGCGACTAA
- a CDS encoding IS66 family transposase: MKIILQLPQVKRKKPARPKRCPYCQGETFQRWGVEKRRIEDVKVRHVEVVRYRCTRCRRTFRDYPEGVGNGRHSERLKKLSVILWSLGLSYRRVAGVLRIFGLRLSHMSGWRHVQAEGEKLMGELKWKSVRVVGVDGAWVGGKGVMVAVDLGDGSLLEVAEVDEKDSRALFTWLKRLKEMHDIGAIVSDDLAIYKQLTDELEIGHQVCQFHVRRWVKHALKGLQAELDPAWQGVLEKVEEILRDLPLHGDRLLHRLWKSLPGRSTPPEGKRTPLEKLRDLILRLSRDWQRYVAFYADVGIPWTNNRTEQMIGRLKSRAQQARRYKTTAGLLRGSTVACQFWA; the protein is encoded by the coding sequence ATGAAGATTATACTCCAACTGCCACAGGTAAAACGAAAAAAGCCTGCTCGTCCGAAGCGCTGTCCATATTGTCAGGGGGAGACATTCCAGCGATGGGGAGTGGAGAAAAGGCGCATCGAGGATGTCAAAGTTCGTCATGTCGAGGTGGTGAGGTATCGATGCACACGGTGCAGGCGCACCTTTCGGGACTATCCGGAGGGGGTAGGCAATGGACGGCACAGTGAACGGTTGAAGAAATTGAGTGTGATCCTGTGGTCACTGGGATTGAGTTATCGCAGGGTAGCCGGGGTGTTGAGGATCTTTGGGCTGAGGCTCAGTCATATGAGCGGGTGGCGGCATGTACAGGCAGAGGGGGAAAAGTTGATGGGGGAATTGAAATGGAAAAGCGTGCGGGTGGTGGGGGTAGATGGAGCCTGGGTGGGAGGCAAAGGAGTGATGGTGGCGGTGGATCTGGGAGATGGTAGTCTGCTGGAGGTTGCCGAGGTAGACGAGAAAGACAGCCGGGCTCTGTTCACCTGGCTGAAACGGTTGAAAGAGATGCATGACATCGGCGCCATCGTGAGCGATGATCTGGCGATCTACAAGCAACTGACCGATGAACTGGAGATAGGGCATCAGGTCTGTCAGTTTCATGTGCGGCGCTGGGTAAAGCATGCTTTGAAGGGGTTACAGGCTGAGTTGGATCCAGCCTGGCAGGGGGTGCTTGAAAAGGTCGAGGAAATCCTGCGCGACCTGCCATTGCATGGAGACCGCCTCTTACACCGCCTGTGGAAATCCCTGCCGGGCAGGAGTACACCACCGGAAGGAAAACGCACGCCCCTGGAAAAACTCCGCGACCTGATCCTGCGCTTATCGCGTGATTGGCAACGCTATGTGGCTTTCTATGCTGATGTGGGTATTCCCTGGACCAATAATCGCACGGAACAGATGATTGGCAGGCTCAAGAGCCGCGCCCAGCAAGCCAGGCGATATAAAACCACCGCCGGGTTGCTCCGCGGAAGCACAGTTGCCTGTCAGTTCTGGGCATGA
- a CDS encoding ABC transporter ATP-binding protein produces MSISASSQSYDLKNALTPNRLLGLWRLMTGYHWHYLGATLGVGLAALAKAATSFLLRFFVDHYFQPGPHPYPLVMVASGFVVLAAFEGLLSFLSGRLTAQTAEGATRRLRNYLFDHIQRLPFSYHRKMQTGELIQRCTSDVDAVRRFFADQAIGIGRIVLLFVINFVAILQLNVKLGLISIVVIPFVLLTSAFFFKRVSKAYEDFQEQDAVLTTALQENLTGVRVVKAFARQQYEIQKFERENREKFQRGKKLTLMHSFFWPASDVLCGAQTLIGYLVGALMVINGEITIGTYLAYMGLVVYIIWPMRNLGRLIVQTSTGLVSFNRVMEIIKEERESLDEGDYLPEGNLRGEVVFDHVGFHYEDRVDILKDVTFSVQPGEVVALLGSTGSGKTTLVNLLPRFYDPTEGRILLDGVDITRYPRRYLRQQIGIVEQEPFLFSRSILENITYGVGREVPMEEVEAAARAAAIHDVIMSFPKGYHTLVGEKGVTLSGGQKQRVAIARTLLKNPRILILDDSTSSVDTETEAEIRAALQALMKNRTTFIIAHRIQSVMEADQILVMDQGRIVQRGKHEDLLAQEDGFYRKIYDIQTRIEAELEKEIANAA; encoded by the coding sequence GTGTCCATCTCTGCTTCATCACAGTCCTACGACCTTAAAAACGCATTGACTCCCAATCGCCTTCTGGGACTGTGGCGCCTGATGACCGGTTATCACTGGCATTATCTGGGTGCCACGTTAGGAGTGGGGTTAGCGGCGCTTGCCAAAGCCGCTACATCCTTTTTACTGCGCTTCTTTGTGGATCATTACTTTCAGCCTGGACCGCATCCATACCCGCTGGTCATGGTAGCCTCAGGCTTCGTTGTGCTGGCAGCCTTTGAGGGATTACTGAGTTTCCTCAGCGGCAGACTGACTGCTCAAACCGCAGAGGGCGCAACCCGCCGCCTGCGCAACTACCTGTTTGACCACATCCAGCGCTTGCCTTTTTCCTATCACCGCAAGATGCAAACCGGTGAGTTGATTCAGCGCTGTACCTCGGACGTGGACGCAGTACGCCGTTTCTTTGCCGATCAGGCTATCGGTATTGGACGGATTGTCCTGCTCTTTGTCATCAACTTTGTCGCCATTTTGCAGTTAAACGTCAAACTGGGACTGATTTCCATTGTGGTCATCCCGTTTGTCCTGCTGACTTCAGCGTTCTTTTTCAAGCGTGTTTCCAAAGCCTATGAGGATTTTCAGGAACAGGATGCCGTGCTGACCACTGCCCTGCAGGAAAATCTGACTGGCGTTCGGGTGGTGAAAGCTTTTGCCCGTCAACAGTACGAAATTCAAAAATTCGAGCGGGAAAACCGGGAAAAGTTTCAGCGCGGTAAGAAGTTAACCCTCATGCATTCTTTCTTCTGGCCCGCCTCGGATGTTCTTTGCGGAGCGCAAACGCTGATTGGCTATCTGGTCGGCGCGCTGATGGTAATCAACGGTGAAATCACCATTGGAACCTACCTGGCTTATATGGGGCTGGTGGTGTACATCATCTGGCCCATGCGCAACCTGGGGCGCTTGATTGTGCAAACCTCGACGGGACTGGTCTCTTTCAACCGTGTGATGGAGATTATCAAGGAAGAGCGCGAATCGCTGGATGAGGGAGATTACCTTCCCGAGGGCAATCTACGCGGGGAAGTGGTTTTTGACCATGTGGGCTTTCACTACGAAGACCGCGTGGATATCCTCAAGGATGTCACTTTTTCCGTCCAGCCCGGTGAGGTTGTGGCACTGCTGGGTTCCACCGGCTCGGGAAAAACCACGCTGGTGAATCTCTTGCCGCGCTTCTACGACCCCACCGAAGGGCGCATCCTGCTGGATGGGGTGGACATCACCCGATATCCCCGGCGCTACCTGCGCCAGCAGATTGGTATTGTGGAGCAAGAGCCATTCTTGTTCTCGCGCTCCATTCTGGAGAACATCACTTACGGCGTGGGGCGGGAAGTCCCCATGGAAGAGGTTGAAGCCGCCGCCCGCGCCGCCGCTATCCATGATGTCATCATGAGTTTCCCCAAGGGCTATCACACGCTGGTGGGAGAAAAAGGGGTGACGCTCTCCGGCGGTCAAAAGCAACGGGTTGCCATCGCGCGAACGTTGTTGAAGAACCCACGCATCCTGATTCTTGACGACTCCACCTCTTCGGTAGATACCGAAACCGAAGCCGAGATTCGCGCTGCCTTGCAGGCATTGATGAAAAACCGCACAACTTTCATTATTGCCCACCGCATTCAAAGCGTCATGGAAGCAGATCAAATCCTGGTGATGGATCAGGGCAGAATCGTCCAGCGTGGCAAGCACGAAGATTTGCTGGCGCAGGAAGATGGCTTTTACCGCAAGATTTACGACATCCAAACCCGCATCGAAGCCGAACTGGAAAAGGAGATTGCCAATGCCGCCTGA
- a CDS encoding ABC transporter ATP-binding protein, which translates to MPPDYFEEEEFETRFTGKTLRRILGLLAAHKGTVAAFLVMIAFVSGFDALFTYISKLAIDQGILKSDLPFLYRMLALYGGLTIVQALFVFGFIYTVGILGERIRYELRQKMFNHLQNLSLSYYSRTPVGWIMARVTSDSDRVADLVTWGLLDVTWAATNILTSLAFMLYINWRLALVVILMVPVMAYVATEFRKRILKEYRNVRKINSKITGQYNENITGVRVVKALVREEANAAEFAVLTGDMYKAAYRAAWLSALFLPSVQLISAMAVGFIAWYAGWSFEVAGLTIGGIQAFISYVTFMMWPIQDMARVFAELQHATASAERIFSLLDSVPEVADREGAYDPGSIRGDIEFDHVTFYYEDGVPVLKDFTLKVKQGETIALVGPTGGGKSTIVNLLCRFYEPKEGTIRIGGVDYTKFSLHAIHSRIGVVLQTPHLFSGTIRENLRYGKLDATDEEIERAAKLAGAHEFIMRLDKGYDEPVGEGGNNLSVGQKQLISLTRAILADPEIFVMDEATSSVDTLTESLIQKGMEQMMKGRTSFVIAHRLSTIKRADRILVIEDGQIVEMGTHAELLRQRGKYYNLYTRQFRQEMEEVFDPFGETQQAAQPAD; encoded by the coding sequence ATGCCGCCTGATTACTTTGAGGAAGAAGAGTTCGAGACCCGCTTTACCGGAAAAACCCTGCGGCGCATACTGGGATTGCTTGCCGCACATAAAGGCACGGTAGCGGCATTTCTGGTCATGATTGCCTTTGTGTCCGGATTTGACGCACTGTTTACCTACATCAGCAAACTGGCAATTGACCAGGGAATTTTAAAAAGCGATTTGCCGTTCCTTTACCGCATGCTGGCGCTCTACGGCGGCTTAACCATCGTCCAAGCCCTGTTTGTCTTTGGTTTCATCTACACCGTAGGCATCCTGGGCGAGCGCATCCGCTACGAGTTGCGTCAGAAAATGTTCAACCATCTGCAAAACCTCTCGCTTTCGTATTACAGCCGCACTCCGGTAGGCTGGATCATGGCGAGGGTGACCTCTGACTCTGACCGCGTGGCGGATCTGGTCACCTGGGGATTACTGGACGTCACCTGGGCGGCGACAAACATTCTGACCTCGCTGGCTTTCATGCTGTACATCAACTGGCGTCTGGCGCTGGTTGTGATTCTCATGGTGCCTGTCATGGCTTACGTTGCCACCGAGTTCCGCAAGCGCATCCTTAAAGAGTACCGCAATGTGCGCAAGATTAACTCCAAAATCACCGGACAGTACAACGAGAACATCACCGGTGTGCGGGTGGTCAAAGCGCTGGTGCGCGAGGAAGCCAATGCCGCCGAGTTTGCCGTCCTGACCGGCGACATGTACAAAGCGGCTTATCGAGCCGCCTGGCTCAGTGCGCTGTTTCTTCCATCGGTGCAGTTGATTTCTGCCATGGCGGTCGGCTTCATCGCCTGGTATGCCGGCTGGAGTTTCGAGGTAGCCGGGCTGACCATTGGCGGAATTCAGGCGTTCATTTCTTACGTCACTTTCATGATGTGGCCCATTCAGGATATGGCGCGCGTCTTTGCCGAACTTCAGCATGCCACGGCTTCGGCTGAGCGCATCTTCTCCCTGCTGGATTCTGTCCCGGAAGTCGCAGACCGCGAGGGAGCATATGATCCGGGGAGTATTCGTGGAGATATCGAATTTGACCACGTGACCTTTTATTACGAAGATGGTGTGCCGGTGCTGAAAGATTTCACCCTCAAGGTTAAACAGGGTGAGACAATTGCCCTGGTAGGTCCTACCGGCGGCGGCAAAAGCACCATCGTCAACCTGTTGTGCCGTTTTTACGAACCCAAAGAGGGGACGATTCGCATTGGCGGAGTGGATTATACAAAGTTCTCCCTGCACGCTATCCATTCGAGAATCGGGGTGGTTTTGCAAACCCCGCACCTGTTCTCCGGCACCATCCGCGAAAATTTGCGCTATGGCAAACTGGACGCTACCGATGAAGAAATTGAACGGGCGGCAAAACTTGCCGGAGCCCATGAGTTTATTATGCGTCTGGACAAGGGCTACGATGAGCCGGTGGGAGAAGGCGGCAACAACCTCTCCGTTGGACAAAAGCAGTTAATCAGCCTGACCCGCGCCATTCTGGCAGACCCGGAAATTTTTGTCATGGATGAAGCCACGTCCTCGGTGGACACGCTCACCGAGTCGCTCATCCAGAAGGGCATGGAGCAGATGATGAAAGGGCGCACCAGTTTTGTGATCGCCCATCGTCTGTCCACCATCAAACGCGCCGACCGCATTCTGGTCATTGAAGACGGGCAAATTGTGGAAATGGGCACGCACGCTGAACTGCTTCGCCAGAGAGGCAAGTACTATAATCTTTACACCCGTCAGTTCCGTCAGGAAATGGAAGAGGTGTTCGACCCATTTGGGGAAACCCAACAGGCGGCGCAACCCGCCGATTAG
- a CDS encoding 2-phosphosulfolactate phosphatase — translation MMQFYRVNLNTCAQARGVVVVIDVLRAFTTAGYLFEAGVKEIVLTSTVEEALKLRQQMPGSLLLGEIDGIPIPGFDLGNSPSELSRYDLRGKTVIQRTTAGTQGVIRCLHAENILTAALTNARATATYLERLAPREITFVLTGYFPDEGWGDEDVACADVLEAYLQNRPIDWQEIDQRVRHSRSGKHYDGTREAFPPPDLDMALAVNRFPFAMRVEKKDGLPVLQTVPVD, via the coding sequence ATGATGCAGTTTTACCGCGTAAATCTGAACACCTGCGCTCAAGCCCGGGGAGTTGTAGTGGTTATTGATGTTTTGCGGGCTTTCACCACCGCGGGGTATCTCTTTGAGGCAGGGGTAAAAGAAATTGTTTTGACCTCCACGGTCGAAGAAGCCCTGAAGTTGCGCCAGCAAATGCCGGGGAGCCTGCTGTTGGGCGAAATTGACGGTATTCCCATTCCGGGGTTTGATTTGGGCAATTCTCCCAGCGAACTTTCCCGCTACGATCTGCGTGGCAAGACGGTGATTCAGCGCACCACTGCCGGCACGCAGGGAGTCATCCGCTGTTTGCACGCCGAGAATATCCTCACCGCGGCGTTGACCAATGCACGCGCCACCGCCACCTACCTTGAGCGGCTGGCTCCGCGAGAAATTACCTTTGTCCTGACGGGCTACTTTCCCGATGAGGGGTGGGGGGATGAAGATGTTGCCTGCGCCGATGTTCTGGAAGCCTATTTGCAAAACCGTCCCATTGACTGGCAAGAAATCGACCAGCGGGTGCGCCATTCCCGCTCCGGGAAGCATTATGACGGCACTCGAGAGGCTTTTCCACCCCCCGACCTGGACATGGCGCTGGCGGTCAACCGCTTTCCCTTTGCCATGCGGGTAGAAAAAAAGGACGGCTTGCCCGTTTTGCAAACCGTCCCTGTGGACTAA